GTAAGGATAAAGGTgccaaaaaaaattaattctatCTTGATTTCTTAAAATGACATGTATTTTGTACCGGTTATTTTTATAATCGTGACAAGTAAATAGGAGCCGAAGGAGTATTAGGATACTTCAAATATCTCCATGTACTAGGATGTTTGGGTCTTTGAAACAATCTCTCGAAAAGATGTTGAAACATTGCTTTCCGATTAGTGAATTTTCCTAGAAGGCTGTCTTTCATCTCTCGGGAAAGGTACAATTTCAGCCTTCTAGGGTACCACAAAGGCCGACTTTCATGTTGTGCAGCTTCTTCCACTTCAGGTAATTATGAATTATATCAAACAATGCTTAGTGAATTTCCCTAAGGGCCCGTTGGCCATTAAAAAAAGgaacttttttttgatttttttttttactttttttcggaATCAGTGTTTGACCattaaaatttcaaatttcacaatttcgaaaattttcagaaATTTGAAAGAttctaaaatataatttttttaaaaaaaaattccctacaaatcactcacaaaaaataaaaaacggctccaaattgtattcatgtccaaacacaactctaattttttaAATGCCATTTTCACTTGGAaacaaattacttttttttttgaaatttcacaattcttatgtccaaacgcccacttaataTCTGCACAAGAGTAGGGTCAAATAATCAGATAAACGACATGAAAAAAGTTTCAAACTAAGATTTAACTTAAAGAAGCTTATACCTCTAACTAAATATTACACTACAAGGATCAACTTGTCTCAACTGGTTCTTATGTCCCAAAGTGCATGTTAGACCCGTCTTGCTAATGTGCACGCCACCACCACTATGCCTCGCCGGAAACGGAAGGCTCCTCAAGCTTCTACTTCTATGCATACCATACTAGAGTCACTAACAGCTCCTACCATTATCAGTCCCACATCTGTGAAGAAAGATCTGGATGCACAAAATTGTCTAGTCGATAAAACACAAAAAAGCCCTAAAGCTGATCCAACGAGACGATACTGCAATTGAGCACAAGTAGCGGTAATGGCGACGAGAAAAGTAGAAAAATCATTACTGAAATAGGGgaataccaagccctaatcccaATCCAATTGGCCAGCTCGATTCCGGGATAGTCGATCTCAAAATAGTCACAAATGGAAGACAAGCAGCGTGTGTATAAGGAGGAGGAAGATTCACAGCCCGCTCGGAAATTGAACTTCGAGAGAGTGAACCAGCCAAGACCAACAATGGCAGAAGCTGTCAAAAATAATAGGATGCATAACCAAGGTATAAAACTCAAACTTAACCCACCTGTTCTCAAAGATGGAGTTAAAATAGTGCAATTAAATCACCATGAGATAGAATGTAAGAAGTAAAAGTGGAATTGTGCGCTTGTTGGATATGTTATAGGAGGTTATCCAGCGTTCAATGGGATGCTTCAATTTGTTTATTGGGTTTGGCATTTCATCACAACTCCCAGGGTCTTTTTGCAGGATGATGGGAACTTCATATTTCGCTTTGAATCTGAAGAGGACAAAAATGCAATTCAACAAAATGGATCCTATACCTTTCGAAATAGGCCAATGATTCTAAAGCAGTGGGAAGCTGATTTTCAGCTGCTAAAGGAGCTTCTGAGCGTACTGCCAATATGGGTGTGCTTCCCAGGCCTACCACTTCTTTACTGGTATGAGGAAAATCTAGGAAGGATAGAAAGTTCTTTGGGTAAACCTATTTGTACTGACA
This sequence is a window from Nicotiana sylvestris chromosome 3, ASM39365v2, whole genome shotgun sequence. Protein-coding genes within it:
- the LOC138887729 gene encoding uncharacterized protein, producing the protein MEDKQRVYKEEEDSQPARKLNFERVNQPRPTMAEAVKNNRMHNQGGYPAFNGMLQFVYWVWHFITTPRVFLQDDGNFIFRFESEEDKNAIQQNGSYTFRNRPMILKQWEADFQLLKELLSVLPIWVCFPGLPLLYWYEENLGRIESSLGKPICTDSLTIKGDRVSYAIMFIEMDIAQPLPNFINTKRADGSIWEQKIDYEWRPILCEDCSQLGHKAVSCPAKTTMQQKDGKHLKRKALSRGNKTDRNGKLKQQHLQRSLLYLSSSLQRQLHHQ